The Elaeis guineensis isolate ETL-2024a chromosome 13, EG11, whole genome shotgun sequence genome includes a region encoding these proteins:
- the LOC105056494 gene encoding glutamate decarboxylase 1: MVLSKTASESDVSVHSTFASRYVRTALPRFRMPENSIPKEAAYQIINDELMLDGNPRLNLASFVTTWMEPECDKLIMAAINKNYVDMDEYPVTTELQNRCVNMIAHLFNAPLGESEVAVGVGTVGSSEAIMLAGLAFKRKWQNKRKAEGKPYDKPNIVTGANVQVCWEKFARYFEVELKEVKLRDGYYVMDPEKAVDLVDENTICVAAILGSTLNGEFEDVKLLNDLLEKKNKQTGWDTPIHVDAASGGFIAPFLYPDLEWDFRLPLVKSINVSGHKYGLVYAGIGWVIWRSKEDLPEELIFHINYLGADQPTFTLNFSKGSSQVIAQYYQLIRLGFEGYRNIMENCQENAMVLKRGLESTGKFNIISKDNGVPLVAFSLKDRSRHDEFEVSDFLRRFGWIVPAYTLPPDAQHITVLRVVIREDFSRTLAERLVLDIEKVLHELDALPSKVLMPPVIDGVKENGTVIKKGALEVQRSVTEAWKKFVMAKKTNGVC, encoded by the exons ATGGTGCTCTCCAAGACCGCGTCAGAGTCGGACGTCTCGGTCCACTCCACCTTCGCCTCTCGCTACGTCCGAACCGCCCTTCCAAG GTTTCGGATGCCGGAGAACTCGATACCCAAGGAGGCCGCGTATCAGATCATCAACGATGAGCTGATGCTGGACGGAAACCCCCGGCTCAACCTCGCATCGTTCGTGACCACATGGATGGAGCCGGAGTGCGATAAGCTCATCATGGCTGCCATCAACAAGAATTACGTCGATATGGACGAATATCCCGTCACCACCGAGCTCCAG AACCGGTGTGTGAATATGATTGCCCACCTCTTCAATGCTCCTCTTGGGGAGTCGGAGGTGGCGGTAGGAGTCGGAACTGTGGGCTCCTCCGAAGCCATAATGCTCGCTGGATTAGCCTTCAAGAGGAAATGGCAGAACAAGAGAAAGGCTGAGGGAAAACCATATGACAAGCCCAACATTGTCACTGGTGCCAATGTCCAA GTTTGCTGGGAAAAATTCGCTAGGTACTTCGAAGTGGAACTGAAGGAAGTGAAACTGAGGGATGGCTATTATGTCATGGACCCTGAGAAGGCAGTGGACTTGGTGGATGAGAACACCATTTGTGTCGCTGCAATCCTCGGTTCAACACTCAATGGAGAATTTGAGGATGTCAAGCTCCTGAATGACCTactagaaaagaagaacaagcaaACAGG TTGGGATACACCAATCCATGTAGATGCTGCAAGCGGTGGATTCATTGCCCCATTCTTGTACCCTGACCTTGAATGGGACTTTAGGCTACCACTGGTGAAGAGCATTAATGTCAGCGGGCACAAATATGGTCTTGTGTATGCTGGCATTGGATGGGTCATCTGGAGGAGCAAGGAGGACTTGCCTGAAGAACTCATCTTCCACATCAACTATCTTGGAGCTGATCAACCAACATTCACCCTAAACTTTTCCAAAG GCTCTAGCCAAGTCATTGCGCAGTACTATCAGCTAATTCGCTTGGGATTTGAG GGATACAGGAATATAATGGAGAACTGTCAAGAGAATGCCATGGTGCTTAAGAGAGGCCTTGAGAGCACTGGCAAGTTCAACATTATCTCGAAGGACAATGGTGTACCTCTAGTGGCATTCTCATTGAAAGACCGGAGCCGGCATGATGAGTTTGAGGTGTCGGACTTCCTGCGGAGGTTTGGGTGGATTGTGCCGGCATACACATTGCCACCTGATGCACAGCATATTACAGTGCTGCGTGTTGTCATCAGGGAGGACTTCAGCCGTACGCTCGCGGAGCGACTTGTGCTCGACATTGAGAAGGTTCTGCATGAGCTCGATGCGCTGCCTTCCAAGGTACTAATGCCACCAGTGATCGATGGGGTGAAAGAGAATGGGACTGTGATCAAGAAGGGTGCACTTGAGGTGCAGAGGTCGGTCACAGAAGCATGGAAGAAGTTTGTCATGGCCAAGAAGACCAATGGTGTTTGCTAA